The following coding sequences lie in one Primulina huaijiensis isolate GDHJ02 chromosome 2, ASM1229523v2, whole genome shotgun sequence genomic window:
- the LOC140960984 gene encoding short-chain dehydrogenase TIC 32 B, chloroplastic-like codes for MLRLITGIRGPSGFGSASTAENVTDGIDATNITAIITGGASGIGLETARVLALRNAHVIIGARNMESAIEAKQLILKKHKHARIDVLKLDLASLGSVKDFADNFLALNLPLNILINNAGIMFCPYQLSSDGIELQFATNHIGHFYLTSLLLDRMKQTAKATGFEGRIINLSSVAHVYYSYKEGIMFDKINDIKSYDAKKAYGQSKLANILHANELSRRLKAEGTNIIVNSVHPGLIMTNLFKHSGVSMKIFRFVCCFMWKNIPQGAATTCYVALHPGLKGVSGKYFMDCNEFKPNKLARNEVVAKKLWDFSENLVKAAHC; via the exons ATGTTAAGGCTGATAACTGGAATCAGAGGGCCGAGTGGATTCGGATCAGCTTCAACTGCTGAAAATGTCACCGATGGGATCGATGCTACCAATATCACTGCTATTATCACAG GTGGTGCAAGTGGGATAGGATTAGAGACTGCAAGAGTTTTAGCACTAAGAAATGCTCATGTTATCATTGGTGCAAGGAATATGGAGTCTGCAATTGAAGCAAAGCAACTCATTCTTAAAAAGCACAAACATGCAAGAATCGATGTCCTAAAACTTGACCTTGCTTCACTCGGATCAGTCAAGGATTTTGCTGATAATTTCCTAGCTCTCAATCTTCCTCTCAACATTTTAAT aaACAATGCTGGTATCATGTTCTGTCCATATCAGCTCTCTAGTGATGGAATTGAGTTGCAATTTGCTACAAATCATATAG GTCACTTTTACTTGACTAGCCTTCTCCTTGATCGGATGAAGCAAACTGCCAAGGCTACCGGCTTCGAGGGTAGAATCATCAATTTGTCATCGGTTGCTCATGTCTACTATTCTTACAAGGAAGGGATCATGTTTGACAAGATTAATGATATAAAAAG TTACGATGCGAAGAAAGCATATGGGCAATCTAAATTAGCCAACATCCTTCATGCCAACGAGCTCTCTCGACGCTTAAAG GCGGAGGGAACGAATATCATCGTGAACTCGGTGCATCCGGGATTGATAATGACTAATCTCTTCAAACATTCTGGTGTTTCCATGA aaatttTTAGGTTCGTTTGTTGCTTTATGTGGAAGAACATCCCCCAG GGTGCGGCCACAACGTGCTATGTTGCACTTCACCCAGGTCTGAAAGGCGTATCGGGGAAGTATTTCATGGATTGCAATGAGTTCAAGCCGAACAAGTTGGCAAGAAACGAAGTTGTAGCAAAGAAGCTGTGGGATTTCAGCGAGAATTTGGTCAAGGCAGCTCATTgttaa
- the LOC140971137 gene encoding eukaryotic translation initiation factor 3 subunit A-like isoform X2, whose product MATEKAELARNQAHALEEALDVDDLEADKRPEDLLLSYVSGEKGKDRSDRELVTPWFKFLWETYRTVLEILRNNSRLESLYAMTAHRAFQFCKQYKRTTEFRRLSEIIRNHLLNLNKYRDQRDRPDLAVPESLQFYLDTRFEQLKVAAELELWQEAFRSIEDIYGLMCMVKKKPKASLMVIYYSKLLEIFWMSSSHLYHAYAWFKLFMFQKNFNKNLTHKDLQLIASSVVLAALSVPPYDCSYGVSHLELENEKERSLRVGKLISFDVESKPGNKEVLSRSSLLLDLVSKGVMTCVTQEVKDLYQILEHEFFPLDLALKVQPLLTKISKLGGKTASASSVPEIQLSQYVPFLEKLAALKLLQQVSQLYQTISIDNLSTIIPFFDFSTLEKISVDSIKCNFLTMKVDYRKSAIFFGSKSLESEGLRDHLSVFAASLSKARVMIYPPAKTTSKLEDRVSHLAEVIEKEHRRLLARKSIIEKRKEERERQLLEMEREEEAKRQKLQKITEEAEQRRLATEFEQMKNQRILREIEERELEEAQALLQEAEKHGKKKGKKPILDGEKLTMQTLKDLAHSEQLREKQEMEKKVQKLAKTMDHLERAKREEAAPLIEAVSQRRLVEEEAMHKYEQQQEIAMSRQRHTGDLEEKRRLERLLENKQILHEKVLSHRIAEYKSLKEEKEERINQVIRSRKQEREAKRKMIYFLRSEEEKQKRLREEEEARKLEEMERRKKEDAERKAKLDEIAEKQRQRELELEEKENKRRDELLRKSSSIFSKTETPALTHPADAKPAVPVAVDAAPSTGKYVPRFRMAAEGGGGQAPPTADNWSTGSRMDNHLPQQSDRWRDDRRPSFEGGGSSSRQSWSSTRARGDR is encoded by the exons ATGGCCACGGAGAAAGCCGAACTTGCTCGTAATCAAGCACATGCCTTGGAAGAGGCTCTGGATGTCGATGACTTAGAAGCAGATAAAAGGCCTGAAGATCTTCTTTTGAGCTATGTTAGTGGTGAGAAAGGAAAAGACAGATCTGATCGTGAACTTGTAACACCATGGTTCAAGTTTTTATGGGAGACATACAGAACAGTGTTGGAAATTTTACGAAACAACTCAAGATTGGAGTCCCTGTACGCG ATGACTGCTCACCGAGCCTTTCAATTCTGTAAGCAATACAAAAGAACTACAGAATTTCGGAGGTTGTCTGAAATTATTCGGAATCATCTTTTAAACCTTAACAAGTATAGAGACCAGAGGGATAGGCCTGACCTTGCTGTTCCAGAAAGCTTGCAGTTTTATCTTGACACTAGATTTGAGCAACTGAAAGTTGCTGCTGAACTTGAACTTTGGCAG GAAGCATTTCGTTCGATTGAGGATATATATGGATTGATGTGCATGGTGAAAAAGAAACCTAAGGCTTCCTTGATGGTTATCTACTATTCAAAGCTTTTAGAGATATTCTGGATGTCATCCAGCCATCTTTACCATGCTTATGCATGGTTTAAGCTTTTCATGTTTCAGAAGAACTTTAACAAGAACTTAACTCATAAGGATTTGCAACTAATAGCTTCATCAGTTGTTTTAGCTGCTCTTTCAGTACCTCCATATGATTGTTCCTATGGAGTATCTCATCTCGAGCTTGAAAATGAGAAAGAACGGAGTTTGAGAGTGGGTAAACTTATTTCATTTGACGTTGAATCCAAGCCTGGGAACAAAGAAGTG CTTTCCAGGTCCTcccttcttcttgatttg GTTTCCAAGGGTGTGATGACCTGTGTAACTCAGGAAGTGAAGGATCTTTACCAAATTTTGGAACATGAGTTTTTTCCTTTAGACTTGGCGCTGAAAGTACAGCCCTTGTTGACAAAAATCTCAAAGCTCGGGGGTAAGACTGCTTCTGCTTCTTCTGTTCCAGAAATACAGCTGTCACAGTATGTTCCTTTTCTAGAGAAACTTGCAGCTCTGAAGTTACTGCAGCAG GTCTCACAGTTGTACCAGACAATCAGTATTGACAACCTGTCAACAATAATTCctttttttgatttttctacTCTTGAGAAGATATCTGTGGATTCAATCAAGTGTAACTTTTTAACAATGAAAGTGGATTATCGGAAGAGTGCCATTTTTTTTGGTAGTAAG AGTCTGGAATCGGAGGGCCTACGAGATCACCTGTCCGTCTTTGCAGCATCTCTTAGCAAAGCAAGGGTAATGATTTACCCCCCTGCTAAGACAACCTCAAAATTGGAGGACAGAGTTTCTCATTTAGCAGAAGTCATTGAAAAAGAACACAGAAGACTTCTTGCACGCAAATCAATAATCGAAAAACGCAAAGAAGAACGAGAACGCCAGCTTTTGGAGATG GAACGTGAGGAAGAGGCAAAGAGGCAGAAGTTGCAAAAAATAACTGAAGAGGCAGAGCAGAGACGGCTTGCCACTGAGTTTGAGCAGATGAAAAATCAAAGAATTCTAAGGGAAATAGAAGAACGTGAACTTGAGGAGGCCCAAGCTTTGCTGCAGGAAGCTGAAAAACATGGCAAGAAGAAAGGGAAGAAGCCAATTTTAGACGGA GAAAAACTTACCATGCAGACTTTGAAGGACCTGGCCCATAGTGAGCAACTCAGGGAAAAGCAGGAAATGGAGAAAAAAGTACAGAAGCTTGCCAAGACAATGGATCACTTGGAGAGGGCAAAAAGAGAAGAGGCAGCTCCACTTATTGAAGCTGTGTCCCAAAGGAGATTGGTGGAAGAAGAAGCTATGCACAAATATGAGCAGCAG CAAGAGATTGCTATGAGCAGACAGCGACATACTGGAGACCTAGAGGAAAAGAGGAGGCTTGAGCGTTTGTTAGAGAACAAG CAAATACTCCATGAAAAAGTGCTTAGCCATAGGATAGCTGAGTACAAGAGTCTCAAGGAGGAGAAAGAAGAAAGGATAAATCAGGTTATCAGGTCACGTAAACAGGAAAGGGAGGCTAAGaggaaaatgatatattttctgaGATCTGAAGAAGAGAAACAGAAAAGATTGCGTGAAGAGGAGGAAGCGAGAAAGCTTGAAG AGATGGAGCGGCGTAAGAAAGAGGATGCTGAGCGAAAGGCCAAGCTCGATGAAATAGCGGAAAAGCAGAGGCAGCGGGAGCTGGAGCTGgaggaaaaagaaaacaagCGGAGAGACGAGCTCTTGAGGAAATCATCCTCCATCTTCTCAAAGACCGAGACCCCTGCCTTGACTCATCCGGCGGACGCAAAACCTGCTGTCCCAGTTGCTGTTGATGCTGCACCATCAACTGGTAAATACGTGCCCAGGTTCAGAATGGCTGCCGAGGGTGGTGGTGGCCAGGCCCCTCCAACAGCTGATAATTGGTCTACTGGGAGCAGAATGGACAATCATCTACCTCAGCAAAGTGACAGGTGGCGGGATGATAGGAGACCATCCTTCGAAGGTGGTGGTAGTTCCTCGAGGCAGTCTTGGTCATCCACCAGGGCTCGAGGTGATCGCTGA
- the LOC140971137 gene encoding eukaryotic translation initiation factor 3 subunit A-like isoform X1 — MATFARPENAFKRAEELINVGQKQESLEALHSFITSRRYRAWTRTHEKIMLKYVELCVDMRRGRYAKDGLIQYRGICQQVNITSLEEVIKHFMQMATEKAELARNQAHALEEALDVDDLEADKRPEDLLLSYVSGEKGKDRSDRELVTPWFKFLWETYRTVLEILRNNSRLESLYAMTAHRAFQFCKQYKRTTEFRRLSEIIRNHLLNLNKYRDQRDRPDLAVPESLQFYLDTRFEQLKVAAELELWQEAFRSIEDIYGLMCMVKKKPKASLMVIYYSKLLEIFWMSSSHLYHAYAWFKLFMFQKNFNKNLTHKDLQLIASSVVLAALSVPPYDCSYGVSHLELENEKERSLRVGKLISFDVESKPGNKEVLSRSSLLLDLVSKGVMTCVTQEVKDLYQILEHEFFPLDLALKVQPLLTKISKLGGKTASASSVPEIQLSQYVPFLEKLAALKLLQQVSQLYQTISIDNLSTIIPFFDFSTLEKISVDSIKCNFLTMKVDYRKSAIFFGSKSLESEGLRDHLSVFAASLSKARVMIYPPAKTTSKLEDRVSHLAEVIEKEHRRLLARKSIIEKRKEERERQLLEMEREEEAKRQKLQKITEEAEQRRLATEFEQMKNQRILREIEERELEEAQALLQEAEKHGKKKGKKPILDGEKLTMQTLKDLAHSEQLREKQEMEKKVQKLAKTMDHLERAKREEAAPLIEAVSQRRLVEEEAMHKYEQQQEIAMSRQRHTGDLEEKRRLERLLENKQILHEKVLSHRIAEYKSLKEEKEERINQVIRSRKQEREAKRKMIYFLRSEEEKQKRLREEEEARKLEEMERRKKEDAERKAKLDEIAEKQRQRELELEEKENKRRDELLRKSSSIFSKTETPALTHPADAKPAVPVAVDAAPSTGKYVPRFRMAAEGGGGQAPPTADNWSTGSRMDNHLPQQSDRWRDDRRPSFEGGGSSSRQSWSSTRARGDR; from the exons ATGGCTACGTTTGCTAGACCCGAGAATGCTTTTAAGCGAGCTGAAG AGTTGATCAATGTTGGACAAAAGCAAGAATCCCTCGAAGCTCTTCATAGTTTTATCACCTCAAGGAGGTACAGAGCGTGGACAAGGACACATGAGAAGATTATGTTGAAGTACGTGGAGCTATGTGTTGACATGAGGAGGGGAAGGTATGCCAAAGATGGTCTTATTCAGTACCGTGGTATTTGCCAACAAGTGAACATTACTTCACTGGAAGAGGTGATTAAGCATTTCATGCAGATGGCCACGGAGAAAGCCGAACTTGCTCGTAATCAAGCACATGCCTTGGAAGAGGCTCTGGATGTCGATGACTTAGAAGCAGATAAAAGGCCTGAAGATCTTCTTTTGAGCTATGTTAGTGGTGAGAAAGGAAAAGACAGATCTGATCGTGAACTTGTAACACCATGGTTCAAGTTTTTATGGGAGACATACAGAACAGTGTTGGAAATTTTACGAAACAACTCAAGATTGGAGTCCCTGTACGCG ATGACTGCTCACCGAGCCTTTCAATTCTGTAAGCAATACAAAAGAACTACAGAATTTCGGAGGTTGTCTGAAATTATTCGGAATCATCTTTTAAACCTTAACAAGTATAGAGACCAGAGGGATAGGCCTGACCTTGCTGTTCCAGAAAGCTTGCAGTTTTATCTTGACACTAGATTTGAGCAACTGAAAGTTGCTGCTGAACTTGAACTTTGGCAG GAAGCATTTCGTTCGATTGAGGATATATATGGATTGATGTGCATGGTGAAAAAGAAACCTAAGGCTTCCTTGATGGTTATCTACTATTCAAAGCTTTTAGAGATATTCTGGATGTCATCCAGCCATCTTTACCATGCTTATGCATGGTTTAAGCTTTTCATGTTTCAGAAGAACTTTAACAAGAACTTAACTCATAAGGATTTGCAACTAATAGCTTCATCAGTTGTTTTAGCTGCTCTTTCAGTACCTCCATATGATTGTTCCTATGGAGTATCTCATCTCGAGCTTGAAAATGAGAAAGAACGGAGTTTGAGAGTGGGTAAACTTATTTCATTTGACGTTGAATCCAAGCCTGGGAACAAAGAAGTG CTTTCCAGGTCCTcccttcttcttgatttg GTTTCCAAGGGTGTGATGACCTGTGTAACTCAGGAAGTGAAGGATCTTTACCAAATTTTGGAACATGAGTTTTTTCCTTTAGACTTGGCGCTGAAAGTACAGCCCTTGTTGACAAAAATCTCAAAGCTCGGGGGTAAGACTGCTTCTGCTTCTTCTGTTCCAGAAATACAGCTGTCACAGTATGTTCCTTTTCTAGAGAAACTTGCAGCTCTGAAGTTACTGCAGCAG GTCTCACAGTTGTACCAGACAATCAGTATTGACAACCTGTCAACAATAATTCctttttttgatttttctacTCTTGAGAAGATATCTGTGGATTCAATCAAGTGTAACTTTTTAACAATGAAAGTGGATTATCGGAAGAGTGCCATTTTTTTTGGTAGTAAG AGTCTGGAATCGGAGGGCCTACGAGATCACCTGTCCGTCTTTGCAGCATCTCTTAGCAAAGCAAGGGTAATGATTTACCCCCCTGCTAAGACAACCTCAAAATTGGAGGACAGAGTTTCTCATTTAGCAGAAGTCATTGAAAAAGAACACAGAAGACTTCTTGCACGCAAATCAATAATCGAAAAACGCAAAGAAGAACGAGAACGCCAGCTTTTGGAGATG GAACGTGAGGAAGAGGCAAAGAGGCAGAAGTTGCAAAAAATAACTGAAGAGGCAGAGCAGAGACGGCTTGCCACTGAGTTTGAGCAGATGAAAAATCAAAGAATTCTAAGGGAAATAGAAGAACGTGAACTTGAGGAGGCCCAAGCTTTGCTGCAGGAAGCTGAAAAACATGGCAAGAAGAAAGGGAAGAAGCCAATTTTAGACGGA GAAAAACTTACCATGCAGACTTTGAAGGACCTGGCCCATAGTGAGCAACTCAGGGAAAAGCAGGAAATGGAGAAAAAAGTACAGAAGCTTGCCAAGACAATGGATCACTTGGAGAGGGCAAAAAGAGAAGAGGCAGCTCCACTTATTGAAGCTGTGTCCCAAAGGAGATTGGTGGAAGAAGAAGCTATGCACAAATATGAGCAGCAG CAAGAGATTGCTATGAGCAGACAGCGACATACTGGAGACCTAGAGGAAAAGAGGAGGCTTGAGCGTTTGTTAGAGAACAAG CAAATACTCCATGAAAAAGTGCTTAGCCATAGGATAGCTGAGTACAAGAGTCTCAAGGAGGAGAAAGAAGAAAGGATAAATCAGGTTATCAGGTCACGTAAACAGGAAAGGGAGGCTAAGaggaaaatgatatattttctgaGATCTGAAGAAGAGAAACAGAAAAGATTGCGTGAAGAGGAGGAAGCGAGAAAGCTTGAAG AGATGGAGCGGCGTAAGAAAGAGGATGCTGAGCGAAAGGCCAAGCTCGATGAAATAGCGGAAAAGCAGAGGCAGCGGGAGCTGGAGCTGgaggaaaaagaaaacaagCGGAGAGACGAGCTCTTGAGGAAATCATCCTCCATCTTCTCAAAGACCGAGACCCCTGCCTTGACTCATCCGGCGGACGCAAAACCTGCTGTCCCAGTTGCTGTTGATGCTGCACCATCAACTGGTAAATACGTGCCCAGGTTCAGAATGGCTGCCGAGGGTGGTGGTGGCCAGGCCCCTCCAACAGCTGATAATTGGTCTACTGGGAGCAGAATGGACAATCATCTACCTCAGCAAAGTGACAGGTGGCGGGATGATAGGAGACCATCCTTCGAAGGTGGTGGTAGTTCCTCGAGGCAGTCTTGGTCATCCACCAGGGCTCGAGGTGATCGCTGA
- the LOC140971138 gene encoding actin-depolymerizing factor 1 translates to MANAASGMAVHDDCKLRFLELKAKRTHRSIVFKIEEKQKQVIVEKIGEPTQNYEDFTASLPPNECRYAVYDFDYVTAENCQKSRIFFIAWSPDTSRVRSKMIYASSKDRFKRELDGIQVELQATDPTEMDLDVIKSRLSK, encoded by the exons ATG GCAAATGCGGCATCTGGGATGGCTGTGCATGATGATTGCAAGCTAAGGTTCTTGGAACTGAAGGCGAAAAGGACTCATCGCTCCATTGTCTTCAAGATAGAGGAGAAACAGAAGCAAGTTATTGTTGAAAAGATTGGTGAGCCAACTCAAAATTATGAGGACTTCACTGCAAGTCTTCCTCCCAATGAATGCCGTTATGCTGTTTATGATTTTGACTATGTGACTGCTGAGAATTGCCAGAAAAGCAGGATTTTCTTCATTGCTTG GTCTCCTGACACTTCACGGGTCAGAAGCAAGATGATTTATGCTAGCTCGAAGGACAGATTTAAGAGGGAACTGGATGGAATTCAAGTTGAACTACAAGCGACTGATCCAACTGAAATGGATCTTGATGTTATCAAGAGTCGTCTATCGAAGTAA